The following nucleotide sequence is from Deinococcus planocerae.
GTCGGTGAGCAGCGCAGGGACGCGGCGTGGGGGCTCACCACCGAGCGTAAGGGGGGTGGGTTAGCCGGGCGTGATAGGACGCGCCTCCTGCACCTCCAGCAGCGGCGGACGGCCGGGCCTGCTCGGCGGGTGGGCGGCCCGGTTGGGGGGCTGGTCATTTCACCAGTCCCGCGACCATGTTGATGGAAAAGGCGACGATCACCGTCCCGAACAGGAAGGCGAGCAGCGCGTGCTTGGTGATCTCGAAGCGCAGGCCCGTGTCGGTCACCGGCGTGTCCGACACCTGGTAGGTCATGCCCACCGTGAAGGCCAGGTACAGAAACTCGCGGTAACTCGGGTCACGCTCCTGGTTGAAGTCCACCCCGCCCTGACTGTCCCGGTAGTACAGGTGGGCGTAGTGCAGGGTATAGACCATGTGGAGCGTGCTCCAGGAGAGCGCGACCGCCAGCAGACTGCCGACCGTCAGGACCACCTCCAGGGACCCGCCCAGGTGGCCGGCCTCGGCCAGCCCGCGCCCCACGCCGACCAGACTCATGCTGCTGGCCGCGAGCAGCAGCAGCCGGGCGCTGGCCCGCGCGGGGTCCGCCCGGGTGGCGAGGTGCCGGGTCTCGGCCGCGTCCGCGCTCACCACGAGCCACACGGCGGGCACCAGGAAGACCAGCGCGGCGGCGTCCCAGGCCAGCAGCACCTGGAGAAACCACGGCCAGGCGTCCGGCAGCAGCAGGTACACGCCCAGCCCGGCCACGCTCATGGCCACCAGGCGGGCGCGGGCGCTGGCCGCCCGACGGGCCAGGCGGCTGGCGAGCGCGGTGCGTCCCCTCACTTCCGGCCCCCCGGCTGAACGAGACGGCTTCCCGACGGTACGGTGCGCCCTCGGAGCCAGGGCTGCGGCCCGACCCGGGTCACGGTCCGGCACCCCCGGCAAGCAGCCACTGGACCCCCTTGCCCAGCATCGCGGCGTTGAGCAGCAGGGCGAGGGTCATCAGCCGCAGGTACCGGTCGTCCGACGGCGCGGGCGAGCCGAACAGCCGCCCGGCGAGCAGCACCGTGCCCAGCGCGTAGAAGATCGCGCCGCTCCCGACGCGGCCCCCGAGGGCCAGGACCGCACCGACCGCCAGGTCGGACAGGCTGACCGCGAGGCGCAGCCGCTCGGCCTGACGTTGCCGCCGGGCTCTCCCCTTCACCCGGGCCTCCCGCCACGCGGCACCCGGCAGATGGACCCCGGCATGCCCTCACCGCCCCCACGTCACGAACAGGCCCGGGGCGACGAGCAACCTCACCGTCGCCGTGAGCCAGCACAGGACCTGCAAGCGCGGGGGCAGGGTGAAGCGGCCCAGCCCGTCCCGGCGGATGGCGAGGAGCATTGTCCGGGCCATGACCGGCGCGGCCACCACCCGTTGATGATCGCCGCCCGGTCCAGCGCCCGGAGGGGATCGAAGCCCCGCAGCGTCGCGCCCACCAGCACCCCAGAAAAGCCGCGCGCGGTGAGGGGGCGGCGCTCCAGCCCCCCCGGCCAGCACCGGCACCGCCAGCAGGCCGGCGCCGATGATGCCGAGGGCGAACAGGCTGAAGGCGAGCCGCCCGGCCACCGGGCTCAGGGCCTCGGCCACCTGCGCCGCCATCTGGATGTCCGTCCGGCCACTAGCGTGCAGCGTGATCGGCGCTGTCAGGATGATGAAAAAGGCCACCAGGTTCGGACAGGCCAGGCCGAGGAACGTGTCGATCCGGAGGCGCAGTTCCGGCGCCTCCGCCTGGTCCAGGGCGCGGCGCAACTGCGCCTCGCCAGCATGGGCGCGGACCTCCCGCGACGCCTGCCAGAAGAACAGGTACGGGCTGATGGTCGTGTCCGGCACCACGAGCAACCCCTTGAGCCCCCCAGTCCCCGGCGCGAGCCGCGGCCACACGGTGGCCCTCAGGGCCTCGCCCCAGGGCACCCTCACCACGGAGGCGAACAGCCTGACGGTGAGCCACTTCAGCGCCCGGAGGTCCCGCGCGTACGGCACGACCACCGGCAACCCCGCCGACAGCCGGGCGAACAGCGCCGCGTCCAGCAGGGCCGCGTCCATCGCGCCGATGTCCGCCCCAGGGTGGAGGGTGGGCACGACCACGAGGACCAGGGTCACGGCGTACAGGACCCCGGCGGGGAAGTGGCGCCGGGTGGTGCCGGCCAACCCGTGCCCCGTGACCCGCCCGATGCGGGCGCTGATCTCCTGGGCGCTCGTCATCCGGGGGGACGAGAACAGCAGGGTCCACAGCCGTCCGAACCCGAACTGCGCGCCCACCTGGGAGGAGGTGGCGAGGCCACTGGGACGGTCGTCCGACGCGCCGATCACGAGGCCGGGACCCAGCGAATGCCCGAAGGCGGGCCGCCGTGCGGTCTTCCACGGTTCCGGCGAGGCAGACGGGGAAGCGGTGGAATCGTTCATGCGGGCGACTTCCGGTGCAATCTGCTGGTGAGCGGGAGCACCCACCACAACCCCCCGATCAGCAGGCCCACCAGACCGGTCGCCAGGCGGGCCCACAGGGTTCCGAAGAGCGGCTGAAGCACCAGGTGGGTCGCCAGCACGAGCGCGAGGGAAAGCGGGACCAGGCCCACGACGACCACCCGGGTGGCGAAACGCTTGAAGCGCGGCCGGTCCCGCAGCGGCCAGTTCAGGCGGTGGTACGCCGCCACCGAGGTGAACAGCACCAGGCTGGCGAGCGCGCTCAGGAACGTGGCCCCGTACACCCCGCGCTCCGTGGCCACCAGCCGTGCAAAGCCCGAACTGAACGGCACGGTGATCAGGAAGGCGGTCAGCACCTGCGCGCCGGTGAGCAGCACCCGCGTCTCCTGCAACAGGTCGTCGAGGGATCCGGGGTCGTGGGTGGAGGGACCCGCCGGCGGTTCTCGTGACGTCATGCCGGCGGCTCCACCGGAGCCAGCACGGTGAGGCCCGGAGGGAAGGTCGCCGTGGGGGAAGGGAAGCGCTCGGCCCCAGACGCCGCCCCGGGTGCCCCAGCGGGGCGCTCCACCGTCAACACGACGGCGGGAAGGTGGTCAGGACTGTACGCTGCCCACCGGGCGCGGGCCGAGCTCACGGCGGTGTTCGACCCCCTCGGACCCGCCGGGGGACGGGCGGGCGCGGGCCGCCCCCGGGGAGGGCTGCTCCCCGGAAGGGACCCACACCGCGAGGTCGCCCCGGCCCGCGTGCTCACCGTCCCCCCGTCAGCCTGAGGGCGCGGGCGATGCCCTCGCGCTGGTCCCGGAAGGTCCCGGAAAACATCTGGTCGCCGACCCGGGTGACGGGCAGCGAGGACACGTCGGCACGCGCCAACAGCTCCGCGCGCGCCTGCGGGTCGTGGTTGACGTTCTTCTCCGTGAAGGGAATGGCGTGACGGGTCAGGAAGGCGCCCACCGCCCGGCTGGTCGCGCAGGCTCCCGTCGTGTACACGGTGACCGTGGTCATGTCGGCCCCCCGCCCACCCGCTTGCCCCCACCCCCGTGGAACCCCCGGGGGCGCGGCGGCTCCATCCGGCGCAAGCCCCGTGGAAGGAGCAGGGTCCGGGGCAGGCAGCGCTTCACCCCGCGCGCCTCCACCTCCTGGAAGGTCGGCTCTGTTCGACGAAGGAGAGGAACCTGAAGCACGCCGCATTATATGAATATTTGTGCAGATGTACAGTAGTTTGGAAGGGTTGGGGGCGATTTGGGCAGCCTTCAACCCCCGCTCCGGGAGGAATTCCTGTTGATGACCGGCCACCACTCAGCGAGGGACCTGCGCCCGACCCGCCGCTTGGTCCTGGACCCGCGCGTGCCCAGCCACAGACCCAGCAGGACCAGCGCGCTCAGCGCCGCGACCCACTCCCCCCACCGGACGTACGGCGTCCAGGTCCCGGCCTCCGCAAAGGACACGGGCAGCACCCCGGCGACCCCTCGCGACAGCCGGGCCGTGACCTGCCCGGAGGGGGCGATGGCCGCCGTCACCCCGTCGTTGCCCGCCCGCAACAGCCAGCGGCGGGTCTCGATGGCCCGCACGCGCCCCATCTGGAAGTGCTGCTCGCCGCCCACCGACGGCCCGAACCAGGCGTCGTTCGATACCACGGCCAGGACCCGCGCGCCGCGCCGCACCTGGGCGCGGGCGAAGGCCGGAAACGTCGACTCGTAACAGATGAGCGCCCCCACCCGCAGGTTCCCCACCACCAGCGGCGCCAGCGTGCGTCCGGGGACGGTGCCCGTCAGCGCCGGCAACCCCAGGGCGCGGAACAGGGCCCGGTAAACTCCGTCGAGCGCCTTGCGGCCCGGAAAGAACTCCCCGAACGGCACCAGCCGCACCTTGTCCTGCCGGCCCCGCACCTGGCCTTCCTCAAAAGCGTACACGCTGTTGCGGTACCCGTCCTCCTCGGTGGGGGCGCCCAGCAGCAGCGGCACCTTCAGGGCCGTCAGCGCGCGGGCCACCTCGGGAGAACTCGGCGCGGCCGGGGCGGCCGTCTCCGGCCACACCACCAGCCGCGCCGGGCCCGCCGTCAGGCCTGAGCGCGTCAGGGTCAGGTAACGCCCCAATTCATCCGTCGTGCGCCCCTGAGCCTTGGCCCGCGGATCGATATTGCCCTGGACCAGCAGTGCCCGCGCGCTGCCCGGTGGGTCGGGAGGCCGGGTGAGCCCGTAAGCGAGGCCCAGGGACAGCAGCGCCGCGCCGCCCAGCAGCGCGCGGGGTCGCCCGTCCGCCAGGGCCGCCGCCGTCAACGCGACGAGCAGCCCCACCAGCGCGAGGCCGCCCAGATCGGCGAGCTGCACGAGTGGGGTCGGCGCGAAGGCGTACCCCAGGCTGCCCCAGGTGAACCCGAACGGTCCCAGGGCGCGCGCGGCGTCCAGCAGCGTCCACGCGAACGGCAGGGCCCAGAGCGTGGCGGGGCCCATCACCCGGCGGGTCATGGCCGCCGTTCCAGCCCAGGTCAGGGCCAGCAGCCCCACCAAGATCGGGTACAACGCCGCCACGCCGGGACCGAAGAGGGGCGTCAGGCTGCCCGGCAACCACAGCAGCAGCACCCCGAAGAAGCCGGCCGCGAAGGTCAAGGTCAGGGCGAAGGCCCCTCGCGGCGGGGGGGCGGCCACCGCCCGGAACAGCCAGGCCAGGGGCAGCGGGGCGAGCCACGCGAGCGGGGAAGGCGGAAACGCGAACGACAGGGCCACCCCCGCCAGCAGGGCCAGCAGGAACCGGGCTCGGTGGGGCGAGGCTCTCCACCGGGTCAGAGGACGAGCACCCCCCGGTGCTGGGCGGCCCCCTCGGGCTCCACGTGGATGGTGACCTCGCTCCCCGGCACCTCCCGCTCAATCACTCCTTCCAGCCGGTCGCAGATGGCGTGGGCCTGCCCCACCGTGAGGTGCCCCTGGACCACCAGGTGGAAGTCGATGAAGGTGACTTGGCCCGCGTGGCGGGTGCGCAGGTCGTGCGCCTCCAGGGCGCCGTCGGCGTGCTCGGCCACCAGGCGGCGGATCAAGGCCTGCGTCTCGGGCGGCGCGGCCTCGTCGAGCAGGCTGCGCGCGGACGACCGCACCAGCCGCCCGCCCACCCACAGGATGTTCAGGGCCACCAACATCGCCATGAGTGGGTCGAGCACCGTCCAGCCGGTCAGCGCCACCAGCCCCAGGCCGACGAGGACCCCCCCGCTGGTCACCACGTCGGTGAGCAGGTGCTGACCGTCCGCGACCAGGGCGGGGGAGCGCAGCCGCCGCCCGCTGCGGACGAGGTAGGTGCCGTAGCCCGCGTTCAGCAGGGTCGCCCCGAGCGAGACGAGCAGACCCAGTCCCAGCGCTTCGAGGGGCTTCGGGGCCCTGAGGTCCTGGTAGGCGCTGTAGATGATGCTGACGGCGGCCAGGACGATCAACACGCCCTCGAACACGGCCGAGAAGTACTCAGCCTTGGCGTGGCCGTAGGGGTGGTCGGCGTCGGCGGGCTTGCGCGCGACCGAGAGCGCGAAGAGGGCGGCCGCAGAGGCGACGACGTTGATGATGCTCTCCAGCGCGTCGGAGTACAGCGCAACGCTGCCGGTCAGCAGGTACGCGCCCGCCTTGAGCGCGAGGATCAGCAGGCCCAGCAGCAGGCTGTACTGGGCCAGTCGGAGGGTACGGTCCAAAGTCAACCTCGTGGAAGACGGGCGGGCAGGTGTGACCGGGTTGGGGCTACGGCTTGCCGCTGATGGCGATGAGGGTGGTGTCCCCCTCCCGGGTGGCGTGGTACTGCAACAGGTCGCCCCCCTTGTTGAGGAACGCCGAGTAATTGCCGGGCAGGGCGTCGTCCGTCAGTTGCTGATACCCGGCGCGTTTGAAGGGGTCGAGCAGGGCCCTGGGGTGCCAGCCGGGCAGTCGGTACTGCTCGATGCGGCTGACGCCTTGCCGGACTTCCTGGCGGTACGTGCGGCTGTACGTCGGGCACTCCGGAATCAGACCTGCTGGCAGGGGGGCCAGCCCGTTCCAGAGCGTGCCTGGCCGCTCGATGCAGTACAGGTCCCCCTGCCAGCGCCGCTCCACGGCAAACCACCACCCGCCCAGACCCAGCAGCCCGATGAGCACCACGGCCGGCACGATGAAGACGGGCCTCATTCCCGCACGTGGTCCACCGCCCCGCCGATCAGGCTGTTGATGTGCTGGTCGAGCAGGCGGTAGTAGACGATGCGGCCCTCCTTGCGGAAGGTCACCAGTCGGTGGGCCCGCAGGAGTCGAAGCTGGTGGCTGACCGCGCTCTCGCTGATGCCCACCACGGCGGCCAGGTCGCACACGCACAGCTCCTCGGTGTTCAGGGCGCTGAGAATGCGGAATCGCGTGGGGTCGGCCACGACCTTGAGCAGGGCGGTGGCGTCCTCGATGCACCCCGCATCGGGCAGGGTGGCGCGGGCGCGGGCGACTGCCTCGGGGTGGACGCAGGTCACTTCGCACACGTCGTCTTGAGAAGCGGTTCTCATGTCCTGACCATAGCGCAGGGCAGCGGGCAGCACCGTCACCGCATCACCTCCCGCACATCCGCCGCCACGCGGTCCGTGTTCGTGAGCTGGGTGTAGTCCCAGACCAGGCGCCGCCGTCCCTCGCGGTCGATCAGGTACACGCCGGTGGTGTGGTTGATCTGGTAGGTCGTCTTGCTCTTGACGTCGGATTTCTGGTAGCCCACCCCCCAGGCGGCGGCGGTGTCGCCGAGATCAGGCTCCGGGAGAAAGACGCCCTTCGCGGAGGAGCTGAAGAACCGGACGTACTCGCGCAGTTTCTTCACGTCGTCCCGGGCGGGGTCGAGGGTCACGAGCACGGTGCGGAAGTTGGCCCGCTCCGCTTCCGGCAGGGCCTGGCGCACCCGCTCCAGGGAGGCCAGGGTGGTCGGGCAGATGTTCGCGCAGTGCAGGAAGCCGAAGAACACGGCGACCGTCTGACCCCGCAGCGAACTCAGGGCGAAGGGTCGGCCGTCCTCCCCGGTGCCCGTCAAGGCAGGCGCGGTTGTCTGCGGGTCGTACACGGTGCCGTAGAAGGGAAAGGGGCTTTTCAGCCGGGCGTAGGTCCACACGCCGCCCAGCAGCAGGCCGACGGCCAGCAGGGCCCAGAGCAGGGACTGCCAGACGGGGCGCCTCGCCGGTTGGGTGGGAGAGGGGAGGGTCACGTCGTTCATGGATGGAGGTGTCCTTCGTGCCCGGCGTGGGCGCCGGGCGGTTCCAGTTGTACGGTGCTGTGCTCGATGCCGTGCCGCTCGGCGACCTCGTGGACCTGGGCGAGCAGGCCGCCTTCGGGTCCGGGCACCACCAGATGCGCCGTGAGGTTGTGTTCGCCGCTGGTCACACTCCAGACGTGCAGGTCGTGAACCTCGGCGACCCCCGGCAGGGCCGCGAGATCCGCCCGGAGCACGTCCAGGTCCAGCCCCTCGGGCGTGCCCTCCATCAGCACGTTCACGCTGGCCTTCAGCAGCGTCCAGGTGCGCGGCAGCACCCACAGGCCGATCAGCGCGCCCAGCACGGGGTCGATCCAGGTCAGGCCGGTGAAGCGGATCAGCAGGGCCCCGATGATCACCGCGACCGAGCCGAGCAGGTCACTCAGCACCTCCAGGTAGGCGGACTTCACGTTCAGGCTGCCCTGACTGCCGCCCACCAGGATGCGGGCGCTGATCACGTTCACCAAGAGTCCCAGCACCGCCACGATCAGCATGGTGGTGCTCTGGATCTCGACCGGCTCGCGCAGGCGGCGGTAGGCCTCGAAGAGGATGTACATCCCGATAGCGAAGAGCGCCCCCGCGTTCACGGCCGCCGCCAGGATCTCGGCGCGGCGGTACCCGAAGGTGCGCCGACGGTCGGCCTGGCGCTGCCCGATGCGGATCGCAAACAGGGAGAGGGCCAGCGCCATCACGTCGGTGAGCATGTGCCCGGCGTCGGAGAGCAGCGCCAGGCTGCCCGAGAGGAAGCCGTAGATGACCTCGACGACCAGAAAGGTGCCAGTCAGCCCCAGGGCCAGGGTGAGTTGCCGGGCGCTCGCACTTGCCCCGTGGCTGTGCCCATGCTCACTCATGGGTCATGCCGTCCATTGGGGTTGCGGTCGCCTCGTCTTTTGGGGCCGTCGTCGGCGTCGGCGGCCGAACGCCCCGCCTGGCGAGCAGTGCGTCGATGGCCCCGATCTCCGACGTCTGCGCGGTCACGACCCGCCCGGCGAACGCCCGCACCTCCGGCCGGTTCAGGTCCCGCAAGGCCAACCGTGCCATCGCCACGCCTCCCTGGTGGTGCCGCCGCATCACCTGGAGGTACTGCCGCTCGGCCACACCCACGGGAAGGTACGCGAGTTCCTGAACCTGCTGGGGGGTCGCCAGGCCCATGCCCGTCCGGTCCATCCCCGCCAGCGGCGCCTCGGTTCCGGCCAGGGGTCGGCCCCAGGCCATCAACCAGCCCTGCATCTGCCCGATCTGGGCCTGCTGGGTGAGCAGGATGTCCTGCGCGAGGAGTTTCACCGCCGGGTCCGCCGCGCGCTTGACCATCGTGACGCTCATCTCGACCGCCTGGGCGTGGTGGGCGCTCATGTCGCGGGCAAAGGTCACGTCCGCGCTGCCCTCGGCGGGGGGACGGGGCCAGGCCAGGGCCAGCGCGCCGCCGAGCAGGGCCAGCCCCGCCACGCCGCCCAGGATCAGACGGTGCCGCTGTACGCGCCGCTGCATGACGCTCCAACCTCCGGGGCCTCGCCCCCCTGCTCGTACTTCTGGAGGAACTGTTTCACGCGAGGGTCGTTCACGTCCTGCACCTTGAGCTGGGCGTTCCAGGCGGTCAGGACCAATGGCGCCGTCTGCGTCTCGTGCGGGGAGAGCAGGGTGTAGGTGCGGCCGTCCACCACCCGCTTCAGGGCCTCGACCTGCTCGGCAGGCAGCCCCGGTTTGTAGGTGAGCCACACGGCGCCGTGCTCCAGGCTGTGCACGGCGTACTCGTCGTAGAGGGGTCGGTTGTATACCCCGCAGTTCTGCCAGGCGGGGTTGTGCGCGCCACCGGGTGGGGGCGTCTGGGCGTAATTGACCCGGCCCTCCTGGTGGGCGCCGCCCTCATTCTTGAAGGTCTGGACGCCCTCGATGTCGCCGCCCCCCTGGGAGCAGGCGGCGAGCAGCACGGGCAGGGTCAGCAGCAGCATTCTCTTCATGGGTTCTCCTTGGTGTGAGTGGAAGCACGGGACTCAGGGGCGGGAGGTCCGTCGTGGTGCGCCCGGCGTTCTCTCCACCCGGCCTGCAGCAGCAACCCGGCGACCCCGGCGCAGACCAGCATGTCCGACAGGTTAAAGATGGGAAAACGTCCACCGCCGAGTGTCCCGGACACGGCGTCCAGCAGCGGTGAGGTCAGGTAATCGACGACCGCGCCGCGTGTCAGGCCGTCGAGGGCGTTCCCGAGGGCCCCTGCCGCGATCAAGGCCAGCGGCCAGCGCTGGGCGCGGCCCAGGCGCCCCGACAGCAGCGCGGCCACGATCACCAGCCCCACGAGCAGGCGCAGGATCGCCAGGGGGGCCGGGAAGCTGCCCAGCATGCCCCAGGCCATGCCCGGGTTCAGGGTGAAGTCCAGGTGCAGCACGCCCGGCAGCAGGGTCCGGTCGACGCCGGGGGTCAGGTTTGCCACCGCCCAGCGCTTAAGCAGCCCCTCCAGGGCGAGCAGGGCCAGGATCGCCGCCAGCGGCCACCCGCGTGACCCCACGCTCACGACGCCAGCTCCAGCAGGTACAGGGCCACGAAGCCCGCGAAGAAGGCGGCGGTGATGAGGGGCGTCTCCTTCACCTCGTGCGCCTCGGTGAGCAGTTCCTCGGTCACCAGGAACAGCAGGGCCGCCGCCCCGAAGGACAGCACGATCTCCAGGGCGAGGCCGCTCAGCCCCTGGAGCAGCGACCCGCCCAGCAGCGCGCCCACGATCACCAGCAGGCTCAGCCCGGCCACGGTGAGGACCGTGCGGCCCCGGGGCGTGCCGGACTCCCCCAGGCTGGAGGCCACCGAGACGCCCAGGAACAGCAGTTCCAGCGTCAGGGCCACCACCAGCAGGGTGCCGACCCGCGCGCCCGCCGCGAAGCCCACCCCGATCAGCAGGCCGTCGATCAGCACGTCGATGCCGACCACGGTCACCAGCCCGACGTTCCCACCTGGGGCGGGCCCGCCCGCTGCCGGACGTTCCAGGCGCTCGGCCAGTTGCCGGATGACGAGCATCAGGCCCACGCCCAGCGAGAAGCCGATCACCACGCCGAGCGGCTGGTGGCCCCGGATGATCTCCGGCAGCAGTTCGCCCGCCACGGCGGCGAACACCA
It contains:
- a CDS encoding signal peptidase II, translating into MSVGSRGWPLAAILALLALEGLLKRWAVANLTPGVDRTLLPGVLHLDFTLNPGMAWGMLGSFPAPLAILRLLVGLVIVAALLSGRLGRAQRWPLALIAAGALGNALDGLTRGAVVDYLTSPLLDAVSGTLGGGRFPIFNLSDMLVCAGVAGLLLQAGWRERRAHHDGPPAPESRASTHTKENP
- a CDS encoding cation diffusion facilitator family transporter, which produces MDRTLRLAQYSLLLGLLILALKAGAYLLTGSVALYSDALESIINVVASAAALFALSVARKPADADHPYGHAKAEYFSAVFEGVLIVLAAVSIIYSAYQDLRAPKPLEALGLGLLVSLGATLLNAGYGTYLVRSGRRLRSPALVADGQHLLTDVVTSGGVLVGLGLVALTGWTVLDPLMAMLVALNILWVGGRLVRSSARSLLDEAAPPETQALIRRLVAEHADGALEAHDLRTRHAGQVTFIDFHLVVQGHLTVGQAHAICDRLEGVIEREVPGSEVTIHVEPEGAAQHRGVLVL
- the lnt gene encoding apolipoprotein N-acyltransferase, which produces MALSFAFPPSPLAWLAPLPLAWLFRAVAAPPPRGAFALTLTFAAGFFGVLLLWLPGSLTPLFGPGVAALYPILVGLLALTWAGTAAMTRRVMGPATLWALPFAWTLLDAARALGPFGFTWGSLGYAFAPTPLVQLADLGGLALVGLLVALTAAALADGRPRALLGGAALLSLGLAYGLTRPPDPPGSARALLVQGNIDPRAKAQGRTTDELGRYLTLTRSGLTAGPARLVVWPETAAPAAPSSPEVARALTALKVPLLLGAPTEEDGYRNSVYAFEEGQVRGRQDKVRLVPFGEFFPGRKALDGVYRALFRALGLPALTGTVPGRTLAPLVVGNLRVGALICYESTFPAFARAQVRRGARVLAVVSNDAWFGPSVGGEQHFQMGRVRAIETRRWLLRAGNDGVTAAIAPSGQVTARLSRGVAGVLPVSFAEAGTWTPYVRWGEWVAALSALVLLGLWLGTRGSRTKRRVGRRSLAEWWPVINRNSSRSGG
- a CDS encoding ArsR/SmtB family transcription factor; the encoded protein is MRTASQDDVCEVTCVHPEAVARARATLPDAGCIEDATALLKVVADPTRFRILSALNTEELCVCDLAAVVGISESAVSHQLRLLRAHRLVTFRKEGRIVYYRLLDQHINSLIGGAVDHVRE
- a CDS encoding cation diffusion facilitator family transporter, which gives rise to MSEHGHSHGASASARQLTLALGLTGTFLVVEVIYGFLSGSLALLSDAGHMLTDVMALALSLFAIRIGQRQADRRRTFGYRRAEILAAAVNAGALFAIGMYILFEAYRRLREPVEIQSTTMLIVAVLGLLVNVISARILVGGSQGSLNVKSAYLEVLSDLLGSVAVIIGALLIRFTGLTWIDPVLGALIGLWVLPRTWTLLKASVNVLMEGTPEGLDLDVLRADLAALPGVAEVHDLHVWSVTSGEHNLTAHLVVPGPEGGLLAQVHEVAERHGIEHSTVQLEPPGAHAGHEGHLHP
- a CDS encoding ZIP family metal transporter, producing MAATMFGGVAATFRTPGERLRSFVQHFAAGVVFAAVAGELLPEIIRGHQPLGVVIGFSLGVGLMLVIRQLAERLERPAAGGPAPGGNVGLVTVVGIDVLIDGLLIGVGFAAGARVGTLLVVALTLELLFLGVSVASSLGESGTPRGRTVLTVAGLSLLVIVGALLGGSLLQGLSGLALEIVLSFGAAALLFLVTEELLTEAHEVKETPLITAAFFAGFVALYLLELAS
- a CDS encoding DUF305 domain-containing protein, which gives rise to MQRRVQRHRLILGGVAGLALLGGALALAWPRPPAEGSADVTFARDMSAHHAQAVEMSVTMVKRAADPAVKLLAQDILLTQQAQIGQMQGWLMAWGRPLAGTEAPLAGMDRTGMGLATPQQVQELAYLPVGVAERQYLQVMRRHHQGGVAMARLALRDLNRPEVRAFAGRVVTAQTSEIGAIDALLARRGVRPPTPTTAPKDEATATPMDGMTHE
- a CDS encoding glutaredoxin family protein encodes the protein MTTVTVYTTGACATSRAVGAFLTRHAIPFTEKNVNHDPQARAELLARADVSSLPVTRVGDQMFSGTFRDQREGIARALRLTGGR
- a CDS encoding DUF1345 domain-containing protein, which gives rise to MRGRTALASRLARRAASARARLVAMSVAGLGVYLLLPDAWPWFLQVLLAWDAAALVFLVPAVWLVVSADAAETRHLATRADPARASARLLLLAASSMSLVGVGRGLAEAGHLGGSLEVVLTVGSLLAVALSWSTLHMVYTLHYAHLYYRDSQGGVDFNQERDPSYREFLYLAFTVGMTYQVSDTPVTDTGLRFEITKHALLAFLFGTVIVAFSINMVAGLVK
- a CDS encoding SCO family protein, giving the protein MNDVTLPSPTQPARRPVWQSLLWALLAVGLLLGGVWTYARLKSPFPFYGTVYDPQTTAPALTGTGEDGRPFALSSLRGQTVAVFFGFLHCANICPTTLASLERVRQALPEAERANFRTVLVTLDPARDDVKKLREYVRFFSSSAKGVFLPEPDLGDTAAAWGVGYQKSDVKSKTTYQINHTTGVYLIDREGRRRLVWDYTQLTNTDRVAADVREVMR
- a CDS encoding DUF6328 family protein — its product is MTSREPPAGPSTHDPGSLDDLLQETRVLLTGAQVLTAFLITVPFSSGFARLVATERGVYGATFLSALASLVLFTSVAAYHRLNWPLRDRPRFKRFATRVVVVGLVPLSLALVLATHLVLQPLFGTLWARLATGLVGLLIGGLWWVLPLTSRLHRKSPA
- a CDS encoding NRAMP family divalent metal transporter, with protein sequence MNDSTASPSASPEPWKTARRPAFGHSLGPGLVIGASDDRPSGLATSSQVGAQFGFGRLWTLLFSSPRMTSAQEISARIGRVTGHGLAGTTRRHFPAGVLYAVTLVLVVVPTLHPGADIGAMDAALLDAALFARLSAGLPVVVPYARDLRALKWLTVRLFASVVRVPWGEALRATVWPRLAPGTGGLKGLLVVPDTTISPYLFFWQASREVRAHAGEAQLRRALDQAEAPELRLRIDTFLGLACPNLVAFFIILTAPITLHASGRTDIQMAAQVAEALSPVAGRLAFSLFALGIIGAGLLAVPVLAGGAGAPPPHRARLFWGAGGRDAAGLRSPPGAGPGGDHQRVVAAPVMARTMLLAIRRDGLGRFTLPPRLQVLCWLTATVRLLVAPGLFVTWGR
- a CDS encoding DUF3105 domain-containing protein, with amino-acid sequence MKRMLLLTLPVLLAACSQGGGDIEGVQTFKNEGGAHQEGRVNYAQTPPPGGAHNPAWQNCGVYNRPLYDEYAVHSLEHGAVWLTYKPGLPAEQVEALKRVVDGRTYTLLSPHETQTAPLVLTAWNAQLKVQDVNDPRVKQFLQKYEQGGEAPEVGASCSGAYSGTV